A region from the Macrobrachium nipponense isolate FS-2020 chromosome 47, ASM1510439v2, whole genome shotgun sequence genome encodes:
- the LOC135204540 gene encoding uncharacterized protein LOC135204540 yields the protein MQKKDNTNAGNSDNRGKVIACLSKLKAKEAADPDGIKPELYKALMKSKTCIEVLVRCYNKELEIKEKPESWKKSRAKMTEKKRKPKAKDLRPIALLDILYKVFMMLIKDEIEAHLRLNEEDHECQADSQEGVGLKIISLYYNIV from the coding sequence ATGCAAAAGAAAGATAATACCAATGCAGGAAACTCTGATAACCGAGGAAAAGTCATAGCTTGTCTAAGTAAGCTCAAAGCAAAAGAAGCTGCAGACCCAGATGGAATCAAACCAGAGCTTTACAAAGcattaatgaagagcaaaacctgTATAGAAGTATTGGTTAGATGCTACaacaaagagctagaaatcaaagaaaagcctgaatcttggaagaaatcgagagcgaaaatgacagaaaagaaaaggaaaccaaagGCCAAGGATCTAAGGCCAATagctttattagatatattatataaagtattcatgatgctgataaaagacgaaatagaAGCACACCTCAGACTGAATGAAGAAGATCACGAATGCCAAGCAGATTCACAAGAGGGAGTAGGATTGAAGATAATATCCTTATACTACAATATTGTGTAG